Proteins encoded together in one Lagopus muta isolate bLagMut1 chromosome 3, bLagMut1 primary, whole genome shotgun sequence window:
- the GPT gene encoding alanine aminotransferase 1: MEDEEDERVAVVPGGPLGPSALNPAVLRVRYAVRGPILQRALQLEEELSQGVPHPFTEVIRANLGDAQAMGQKPITFLRQVAALCVYPELLNGDFPEDAKARARRLLEECGGHSVGSYSGSVGLAAVRADVARFLQRRDGFPACANNIVLSCGASEAIVVRLYGGPEWVMGLYEGL, translated from the exons ATGGAGGACGAAGAGGACGA GCGCGTTGCCGTGGTGCCTGGGGGCCCCCTGGGTCCGTCGGCGCTGAACCCGGCGGTGCTGCGCGTGCGTTACGCTGTGAGGGGACCCATCCTGCAGAGGGCGCTGCAGCTCGAGGAGGAGCTGAGCCAG GGCGTCCCCCACCCCTTCACAGAGGTCATTCGGGCCAACCTCGGTGATGCTCAGGCTATGGGGCAGAAACCCATCACCTTCCTGCGCCAG GTGGCCGCTCTGTGCGTTTACCCCGAACTCCTGAATGGGGATTTTCCAGAAGATGCCAAAGCGAGAGCGAGGAGATTGCTGGAGGAGTGCGGGGGGCACAGCGtcg GTTCGTACAGCGGCAGTGTGGGGCTGGCAGCGGTGCGCGCAGACGTGGCGCGCTTCCTGCAGCGCCGCGATGGATTCCCGGCCTGCGCCAACAACATCGTCCTGTCCTGCGGGGCCAGCGAAGCCATCGTGGTGC GCCTCTATGGGGGTCCTGAGTGGGTTATGGGACTCTACGAGGGTCTATGA